The Toxorhynchites rutilus septentrionalis strain SRP chromosome 3, ASM2978413v1, whole genome shotgun sequence genome includes a region encoding these proteins:
- the LOC129772808 gene encoding protein phosphatase 1B, protein MGAFLEKPMTAKHNEHGEGNGLRFGVGSMQGWRCEMEDAHYAKTGLGDGLDDWNYFAVFDGHAGHKVADHCAKNLLQSIIRTQEFSNNDITKGIHSGFLKLDETMRDIPELASGADKSGTTAVCAFISGHNVYIANCGDSRAVLCRNCAPIFSTQDHKPILPGEKQRIQNAGGTVMIQRVNGSLAVSRALGDYDFKNAKDLGQCEQLVSPEPEIFCQDRDPTDEFLVLACDGVWDVMSNDNLCHFIHSRMLISDNLEDIANQVIDTCLHKGSRDNMSIIIIAFPGAPMPNEEAIKKEEKMEAALRKKIEEIVAEMGPNVEYGLLLKRLGEEVILDLPPGGGLDAKCSFVSKVFQELCPKLAETCEVGSY, encoded by the coding sequence ATGGGTGCGTTTTTGGAGAAGCCGATGACAGCCAAGCACAACGAGCATGGCGAGGGCAACGGTCTGCGGTTCGGGGTAGGTTCGATGCAGGGCTGGCGCTGCGAAATGGAAGATGCACATTACGCCAAGACGGGTCTCGGGGACGGTTTGGATGACTGGAACTATTTTGCAGTGTTCGATGGTCACGCTGGACACAAAGTGGCAGACCACTGTGCGAAAAATCTTCTGCAGTCGATTATACGAACACAGGAATTTAGCAATAATGATATCACGAAAGGTATTCATTCCGGGTTTTTGAAGTTGGACGAAACGATGCGGGATATTCCGGAGCTGGCCTCCGGAGCAGACAAATCCGGTACCACGGCTGTCTGTGCATTCATTTCCGGTCATAATGTTTACATTGCAAACTGTGGCGACTCGCGAGCTGTGCTCTGTCGCAACTGTGCACCGATCTTCTCCACTCAGGATCACAAACCCATACTTCCCGGGGAGAAGCAACGAATTCAGAACGCCGGCGGAACGGTAATGATTCAGAGGGTGAACGGAAGTCTCGCGGTGTCGCGAGCGCTCGGTGATTACGACTTCAAAAACGCAAAAGATCTGGGCCAGTGCGAACAGTTGGTTTCGCCCGAGCCGGAAATTTTCTGCCAAGATCGCGATCCCACTGACGAGTTCCTGGTGCTTGCCTGTGACGGTGTGTGGGACGTTATGAGCAATGACAACCTCTGCCATTTTATACACAGTCGGATGCTGATATCGGACAACCTGGAGGACATCGCGAACCAGGTGATCGACACGTGTCTGCACAAGGGAAGCCGCGACAATATGAGCATAATCATCATTGCATTCCCGGGTGCGCCAATGCCCAACGAGGAAGCCATCAAGAAGGAAGAGAAGATGGAAGCTGCCCTGCGCAAGAAGATCGAAGAAATCGTTGCCGAGATGGGCCCGAACGTGGAGTACGGTCTGCTGCTGAAACGGTTGGGCGAGGAAGTTATTCTGGATCTACCCCCGGGTGGAGGTCTGGACGCCAAGTGTTCATTCGTGTCGAAAGTATTCCAGGAGCTGTGTCCGAAGCTGGCGGAAACATGCGAAGTGGGTAGCTATTGA